agtgcttttgtttgctgccctgggctcctactgggaggaagggtgggatataaataaaataataaaaataaataaataaacttcatttttttaaaaaatgagtattagtttcctacataataaaaactgtgataaaccctgcctaatttctttaaaaatagggttggagggagagagatttacaacacaaacacaagtctgcactttactcacaatcatgaaagggcggggttgcagccagagctttgaaaagttactttaaactacaactcccatcagcccagccagcatggccactggattgggctgatgggagttgtagctagagcatgatctgtttaaaaaaaagttgtgcaggggggggtttacgttttggtgtatatctcgggaattagaccacctagaaacttaattttttaaaaaattgaagcggagagtccagagagtaaggggtggtagccagagagccggagcccccccccaaaaccagagactccagccgaaaacacacacaccggggcacacacacacacaaatcatcgtcactcacctccacagctcttcaccattctgctgcagccttctttctcctccgttgttgtccttgccctggctttttcctccggcatccattttttcctctcagagtcagacgctagcaggctccccctgcctattcacctcttccctcgtgcctcctaacacagatcacgagggaagagacagtctgcgcagaggtccaatcagtgtgaggcacatgtcttgtgttaaccaatcacagccaggagctgacttccccttgttcccgcccccaagtaacgtccaacctaacgtggaaacgttaaagttgaagctgaaaagtagggaaattactattcgttccgttacttgccaaatgtaatggaattacccactcgttatttaaaattgtaacgaattaaaagtaactcgttaaaaataacgagttacttccaagctctggttgattgaggtgaggaacctgtggccctcttgatgttgttggactccagctcccatcaacctgaccagcaaggccaatgatcagggatgatgtattccagcaacatctgaagagtcaTAGCTTCCCCATCCTTGAAGTAGATAAAAGTTTACTACATTTCAAATCTCCTGAATGGTGGGTCTACAGAAAATGGTGGGTATGCACAGGCAATCCTTTCTGAAGACAATGAGAATTGCATTCTTTTATAGTGCTACTATGGCATGAGCCCCAATCCAAATACCAAATTCTGCATCTGCAGAAGATCCacggttcaatcccaggcatctccaggtagggttgggaatgcccctggatagccactgccagtcagtgtagaaaatactgtgctagatggactaatggtctgacttgatataaggcagcttcctatgttcctgtgttcttatATGGATAATTGTGTGAATAACAAAATTAATAGATAAATTGTACCTGGTCAAGCAAGGAGAATCAGACAGATGAACCACCAGGTCCAAAGCCCTGCAAGGCTCAGAGATTTCCACAGCTGCAACAGGGAAAGGAAGATCTGCAAAATAAGTTGGAGGATTGAAGGGTAGGACCCTTTGGTGGAGGCTCAGATCAACCCAGTGGCCTTCTACCTGAAACTATCCCCCACCTTCAagatacatcctgtgttccatcattCCTTGTTGACGTTAGAACACCCTCCCAATCCCCATAGAGCGCCCGTGGAGCCACTGTCTCCCCTCACGGTGAATGGGCaggaggaatatgaagtggagcagatacTGGACTTGCGGAAATGCAGGGGACGGCTTCAATATTTAATCCACTGGAAGGGGCATGATCCTCAGACCGTTCCTGGGAAGCGGTGAATGACGTCCATGCACCAgacttggtgagagaattccatgatgCCTACCCAAACAAGCCCAAGCCCAGGGGGTGGAAGGGAATAGTGCATGGGGGAGATGATGTTGAGCCCCAGTTTCTCCAGGTGGATCAGGGAGAGgtatcagaggaggaggaggctttcaaggacattgagggagggggagatgctgacaGCCCGCAAGTTCCCACAGACAGCCCTCCCGTCGACACAGCTCCCACTCCAACTGCAAGCActcccaacagagccgttggcaAGCAATCTGGCGCACATGccagctccacccccccaggattccctgcctggcacttcaaacgcttccccgtcAACCTGCCCCCTGTCCCCGAGGTTGAGCCGGCCCCTAGCAAGCCtttgctgtcagatgagcagaTGCAGGCTCGCCCCCTTTCACCCCACGCGAGACGACGTGAGAAACAGGACAGTCAGAAGGTGGTACTTTGCAAGAGTCAGAGATTACTGGctaagaccttccctatttaaggcagcgcccccctgattggggtactgagtcaacttactccatataCTGCAGAGAATGTCTACTTACCCTAGTTAGGCTCCTTAGTGAGTCAGCACAGTTaggtctatgaagcacactgcttttgatgtaactgttactttaataaaacaagaattaattccagtctctccTCCATCTCGTGTCTCACACTGTGGGCAGGAcagagagctttacgcataccatggacaggaaaaaagacaaataattgggtgttaaattaaaccagaagtatcattggaagctaaaatgatgaagctgaggttatcatactttagtcatataatgagaagacatgattcactagaacagacaataatgctggaacaacagaagggagtagaaaaagaggaaggccaaacaagagatggattgattccataaaggaagccacagacctgaacttacaagatctgaactgagtggtttataatagatgctcttggaggtcgctgattcatagggtcaccataagttgtaatcgacttgaaggcatataacaacaacaaactcatgCTAAGGGTACTCATGGGAGAGCAATTCAGTTCAGACTTCCTGGAATAAATGAGAGGACTATTAGGCACATCACTGTAAGCAATATACACACTGCTGGTGGTGATACTGTGACTGCTGCTGTGGAGGGTGGTGTGTGAACAACATCTAGCATGCTTGAACTCAGCCAGAGACTGGCTCGATGCATGACATGTCAAAACTCATAGCAAGATAGTGTCTGGGTGGTGGGTAGATTAtgaaatttgctttgcaaaattcccATGCTATGCCTCATGATTATTTATAAATGGGTCATGAAATTGACCCTGAAATACTTCTGTGCTCAGCTAATTTCAACCTTATGAAGGGACTTCTGCAAATCCTGGATGATGGCAATGGCAAGGACTGTACTAGCTTCCAGCATACGTTGGAGTTGGAGAAAAGCATAGATGTGTGGTTCCTTAGAGTGTCAATTTTTTAATTGTCTTGGCAGCAGAGAAGCTCCACTCATATCTTTAAAATGCCAAACAGGATTGTGTCCTTCATTGGATAGAAACCCATTAGGGATACTTTAACAGTCAATGTTCTGCATTAACAGGGAGTTGGACTGGATAGCCTTTGACATCCCTCCCAGCTCTATGATAAACAATAAGAGTTataatctacacacacacaacacacacacaggtattATCTGTTCTTTGTCAAGTATGCTGATatggctgctgttgttttttattaTCCTTTATAACTGTATTCTTTTATTGATTGTACTGCGCGTCACCAGCCCAGCATCCACgggtgccatggcacccatgAAGGCCTTTATTGGTGCCCCCAGGCAGGTGCTTCAAATTccaagctttcatttaaaaaaagtaggTCTTTAGTCTTCCTAGAAAGAATTTTATGAAGCAAACTGTGCAGATACCCTTCTAATCTATTTCTGACAAATGAGtactgctgtgcaggagctgatgtcaggccctcattaagaattcactgtattgttaacttacagtataatggtatacatgtctatttcagaagtaagtctctttgtgtttaatttatttatttattgcacttgtgtaccgccccatagctgaagctctctgggcggtttacagcaatcaaaaacattaaaacaaatatacaatttaaaacacatattttaaaaacaatttaaaacacaatttttaaattaaaacaatataaaaacaatttaaaacaatttaaatttaaTGGGGCTTGTTCCCAGATAAGAATACAAGATGGCAGCCTACACTTTggttaggattggcattggggaaaacagggttcttctgCCACATTCAGAACCAGTAGGACATAGCTGATTTCCCATGTCCGGGGGTAGATAATCAGCAGCATGACTGTACTCTCTAACTTTAcattatgccatgccccctgtggcagccatttttgtTATGCCACATCCCCTTGGCAGCAGCCAATTTATGCCTggtgccctcagcactctctcaaaatttaaaatgtgctccctggtccaaaaaggttggtaatCCTTGGATTATACCTTTTGGTCCGAGGCCAACTAAATTTAGGATACAACTAGACAAGGCAGCAGAACCTACATGATCTGACATGCGTTTGTGTGTGGTAGGTAACCATCTTCCTGCACAACATTTTTCTGATCTAGTTCCAGAGCTACAGGGCAATCATGGGGCAAATCTAAATCAAGGGGGGTatttagatattttaaaaaatatgcaggACAGGAGTTAGCTAGGTCTCCCTCAGTGCTGCCATCCTGACTCAAATGAGGGACGTTGCAGTTGTATTTGCACTTTAAAAAACCCTGTGGAAGATCTAATCATAGATTGCTAAGCTCCCAGTTGCGCCTGAGCTCTGTATAAAGCAATGGTTAACTTGTTCCATTGGTTTTAGTGGAAATTAAGTCAGAATTAACATAGCTAGATTgagactttttgtgtgtgtttgcttttatCCTGTTATTTTAAAGGCATAATTGAGACTGCCACCCAGTTGATGAATTCTCGGTGTTAGATGGATCATTGATCAATTAAATCTGTGTAAAATTGCATCGGAATAAGAGTAATATTTCTTTAGGGAAAAAGCACTTTCTCTTTCTAGATGATGAATGCACATGTCATAGAAGATACCATATCCTAGTAGTGCATATAAAGACCTTCCAAGTACCCAAGATTCAGGAGGTGAAGGTTATTTCATCTTATCCTCACACAACATCTGAGGTGCAGTCGCCAGTGGTGGGCATTTCCAGATCCACTACCACATCCCCAGTCTAGCCAATCATGGTGGCTGCAGTGGGGTGTGGGCAGAATGATTGGCTTTGATCCCTGCATCAGCTCCAGTGAGATGAACTTCGGCCAGCTCAACCCCATCTTTGGAATGTTGGGGCTTTCAGTTGGACTCTGCCAGTGGGCAGTACTGCCAGTGGGCAATACTGCCAGTGGGCTTACCATCTGCATGCTTGGCAGCTGATGggaggccagctcagccaggagagCCTATGCTcaatcccacccctcccccagcctggtataaggggtgggatggggtggattgctctgtaaagcaGGTTAGGCCAAGGGCCActtcagatatttattccactttaaacaatcatggcttcccccaaaggatcctgggaagtatagtttgtgaaggctactgagtgttattaggagagtCCTatacccctgacagagctccagtggccagagtagtttaacagtcagcccctgttCCCTGAGAagtctgggaattggagctctgtgaggggactaacagtctcctaacaactctcagcacctttgacaaactacacttcctaggattctttgggggaagccataactgtttaaagcatGTCTGATGTGGATACCAAAACCATATTGTGAGCCAAATCACTGAGAGAGGATTAGACCATGTTAGATAGATACTGTACAAAGAACAGTGCTGTTGACAACTATGATGGGATAATACCAATTTATGCCTTTTATCTTTATGGGCTTTGTATGCTTAGGATTAAGAAAAGTTGAAGAACCAATCTAGAATCAatggaaaaatataaaaatgaccTATGACATGTACACTTGCCTTTATAACAGGCCTAAGAGACACTCACCCTCACCCCATCTACATCTTTTGGTGGTTGGTACGTTAAtgcagagggggggaaatcaccacAATTATAATTTTATGCAGAACACCATTCTGCCTCAGTAACATTGGTTATGCATTTCCTCCCACATGCCTGCTAAACATATCTTCTTGCTGGAATTTGTGGGATGGGAGGGGTTCGTGCTGGAAAATATCTACTTACAATTTATATGCTAGTAAAGCATTTGGTAGCAAATGTTCTTTGAGAGGAGCTCACCTAAAACTCCTGCCCCTCACAGATCACCTACCAGGCAGTTGGTTGGGATGTTTTATGTGGCTTTAGAAGCCTCACTCACCCGACCCCACAATCACAGCCTGAAAAAGGTTGTTCCTAACCCACAGCCAGTTCAAAAGATGAAGCAGTTCATTTACTGACAGTTTTATGTAACTTGAATTTTTGATTTCTTCCCTTTAGTTTTGACCATCTAGGCTCAAAAGAACAGACTATGAAACATGATCAAGTTTTTTCTTATGGTGAACAAACAAGGGCAAACAAGACTTTCCCGTTATTATGAATACATGGACCTTCATAAACGGACAGTACTAGAAACTGAAGTCATCAAGCATTGCCTTTCCCGTTCAAAGGAACAAGTATGTCTTCTGTTCTTACGCGGATGATTTAGGGTCAAACAATATGTGATTGGGGCAGACCTATGGCAGGAGTGTATTATGTGTGTAAGCGGGAGTATGTATATGTGGGTGTGATATAAAAGGTCCATATAGGATGCTGAATCTTCTACCTATTCTCTGCTTTTTCCCACAGCCATTTTTTGCTCCACTTTCCATTATCAGAGCTTGGCTGGAAGAAAAATGCTCTTGGGAAAATGGactgttgtgggggggggagcagtggtGGGAGATGGTTAAGCATTCCTTATTTGAGCAACCTCCTTGTACTTTAAATTTCACTTTCCCACCCATCAGTTTATATTGTATAAAAATTAACTCTTCAGGACTGCACATAGGCATGATTTGTGCCTATATACATCCAGTATTTTAGTTTCTTCAGTTCACCCTCTATCGCTTTAACACATATGGGTCCACTCTGTACAGACATACGCCCTCTCAAGaaaatcacttttaaaaaaatcctgggcaATTATTTTTTCATCTGTAAACTGTTGCTAAAATAACAGAAGCAAATAACTTTGAAGCCCCTTTTATTTCAACAAGATGGTAGAATACTTTATAGTCCAAAGCACTTACCTTTCTTTTTCTGCTAATCTGGGCGGTATTCAGTGAAATACTTGCACTAGTGCAACAGGATTTCCTCTCCTCATCTCCCCTGTgccatccctaaatctgctctgcagGGCTGGGGGAAACTGCAGAACTGGTTTAGGGGCCAcgcaggggaaggagagagggagaacattccattgcgcaaggagaaatccttgtgctgacagaaccttCACCTGAGCACTAAGTTGCATATTTTGGGTGTGtgaactttattatttatttatttaaagtatttctatcccgcccttataccctataatagggcattcagggtggcttacaaaaataaaatcagacatgtacataataaaattgtaagcagtaaaatcacaaaaaaattaaaataaattaaaatacataaaaatacataaaatactatatatatatagtattttatgtattttaatagggattggtactaaagggactacaaaggtaaaatttaacgtagaagacataacatcagtgtcaggctctaccttcagtccctctcaaaggctctccggaacaagatcgttttcagaagtctctggaaaaccgacagggagggagcagagtgaacctcttggggtagggtattccagagcttgggggccacagctgaaaaagctctctcctgcgtgcctgacaatctaacatctttcactccaggcacgcagaggagaccagaggcagatgatcttaaattccaggcaggtacatatgggcgtaagcggtccctcaggtacattggtccaaggccatttagggctttaaaggtcagaacgagcactttgaattgggcccagacacaaattgggagccagtggagtcgataaagcacaggggtgatatgctccctgtgccctgctccagttaacattctggctaatgcattttgaaccaactgcaatttccacaccgttttcaaaggtagccccacatagagtgcgttacagtaaacaagcctcaatgtcaccaatgcatgtgtcactgtggccaagtcagctgcctccaggaacggacgcagctggtagaccagttcgagttggccaaaagcactcctggctgctgcagccacctgatattcaagcagcagggcaggatccaggagaactcccaaactgtggacctgctccttcaaggggagtacagccccatccagaataggttgcaaccccgtccctggtgcagtttttccattgaccagcagtacttccatcttgtctggattaagattcagtttattagcccacatccagcccttcacagcctccaggcaccggtttaggatgagcactccctccctgcaatcaggtggtagggagagatagagctgagtgtcatcagcatattgatgacattgtactccaaatctcctgatgacctctcccagcggtttcatataaatgttaaagagcatgggagacagaatggaaccttgcggtatcCCATAGGCCAACAGCCAGCGGGtggagcagtagtctcccagcaccactttctggctcctgtctgtcaggtaggaccagagccaccataaaacagtgcctcccaatcccatcccaactagatggcccagaaggataccatggtcaatcgtattgaaggccgccgagaggtccatcagcaccaacagggatgcactccccctgtctgatgcctggcgtaggtcatcaagcagggcgaccaaggcagtctctgtcccatgaccaggcccgaagcctgattgaaaagggtctagatagtccgattcatccaggaaaacttggagctgagcagccactaccttctcaatcaccttgcccagaaaggggagattagagactgggcggaagttgttaggaTTCGCAGGatctaacgaaggcttttttaacaaaggtcttattacagcctccttcaacaatgttggcacagaaccttcccttagggaggtgttaattaaatatgccaaccactcagccactccccctctggcagatttgattaaccaggatcggcaagggtcaagggaacaagtagtggccatcagttctcccagaatcctgtccacatcctcaggctttacaagctgaaaagtatccatagaaaaatgaccagaggaagcttcagggacatctggcataactgtagttaatgaggagtccaagtcagtccgaatgcaagcaattttatctgcaaagtgcctcgcaaacatgtcatagcaagcgactgagggctcagagtctaatgtagggccagagcccaaaagaccccggaccacccggaaaagcattgccggacaacactgagcagacgcaataGTGGCAGAGAAGTGTTCTTTCTTCGCTGGCATCACTGCTacatgataggctcaaaaatgagctctagcctgtgtttgatCAGAAgtggactgagtttttctccatcatcgctctagccgtcatccctgccatttcatcaggcccaaggtttcagtaaaccaaggtgtattactggccttccctggtgggagagggcgctttgggGCAAGAGTGTCCACCGCccgggtcacctccgtattccagagattgaccagagcTTTGGCAGtattgccagccatgctgggaatattccccagagcattcaggaaaccttctggatccatgagtctccgggggcagaccattttaattggcccttcacccctgtgaaggttaccgggggcacaaagtctaaaccttgtcaggtggtgatctgtccatgacaatggagtcactaagaacccctccaccctcagatcaccttcttcttgtcccgaacagaacacaagatcaagtgtgtgtcctgccacgtgtgttggtccagatgatattagagacagccccatggttgtcatggcagccatgaagtcctgagctggacctgtgagtctaacctcggcatgtatgttgaagtcacccaggaccatcaacctggggaaTTGCAACACCAacgccgagaccagctccaccagttcagggagggagactgttgggcagcggggtggatggtacaccaacagaatccccactctgtctccctgacccaacaccaggcgcacacactcaaagctggaggtgttagggacagggtacttgacaggggagatagattccctgcagacaattgcaatcccacctccccatcccctggatctaggctgctggagtgccacaaaacctggtgggcagaacTGGGAGGAACCTGTAtttcggtaatacaagcaaggtcagcgcattcatgcaggattaagtcctgaattaaagtggttttattagtcactgaccttgcattcatcagcaggacagtaagatccagggagttcccagcatagccactggttTTGTCACTGGTTTTGTTTCAAGACCCCACTGGTTTTAGTCACTGGTTTTGTTTCAAGACCCCAGCAAAAGGTATTGCACTAGTGTGACTTTGAGTTAGGTCAGGTTCTGTGAAGGGCCAAGCTAGATGTGATACGCCGGTGATAGATATGTCATTTACTTGCAGACAAGGAATATGGGAGTCTAGTCTTTACAAGAAAAGGAGCATGTGAGGAAGGGATGCAGTAAAGTAAAGGAAGCAAAACTTTACTGcactcctttttttttaagcagttgtcTCTCAGCCAAGCTCCAATACAAGAAGTGAACTGGACTAGCAGAAACTGTTCAAGGCAATGGAGTGCAACAAGGTGAGGTAGGGGAGGGGGGTGGTTTTGCTACACATAAAAACACACATACCAGTGTACTCCTTTTCCAGCAAAGCTTTATATTTCAAGCTTTATACGTAAAGAGGGCAAAGGTATGGCGTGGCCTCTGACCAATAACATCTAATTGATTGTAAGAGCTCTTCTAGCCTGCTGCTGTTTTGTGGGTGAGATTCAattgcataccagcaaattcaggttgcacagttaaagtggatttggtgccCTTGAGCAACaaatctgcttccccccccaacctAGGCTTTTCTGTGATTAAGAAAAGTGACAGGAacatgcactagaaagtgtgggttAACATTTGCTTGACGCAATGTGGTATAATTTCCCAGcacacaaatcagaatgaaagctcaCACAGCCAATGCCTTATAACCTCCCAGCAAACTCTGTTCAAATGAATCAGGATGAAAGCTCCATAAACGGATCATCTGAAAGCAACCTAAGACTCTGTGATTGTTTGCAAGCTGCTCACTTTTAGAACtggtaaataaaattaaaaatgcaatacTGGCATTGATTTTTCTGCACCTTCGTAATGTTGTTAGCTTGTCTCATTTATACCCTTATAAGCTAAAAATTGTCCAGATGAATGATTCCCATAAGCAGATAGGTATCGGCAAATCTGTATGTATCATTcctcaaatttatatttattttgtttctttcttttagtGTTCCTTCATTGAGTACAAAGATTTTAAGCTGGTGTACAGGCAATATGCTGCTCTTTTCATAGTTGTTGGGATTAATGAAACTGAGG
This DNA window, taken from Rhineura floridana isolate rRhiFlo1 chromosome 2, rRhiFlo1.hap2, whole genome shotgun sequence, encodes the following:
- the AP4S1 gene encoding AP-4 complex subunit sigma-1 isoform X1 codes for the protein MIKFFLMVNKQGQTRLSRYYEYMDLHKRTVLETEVIKHCLSRSKEQCSFIEYKDFKLVYRQYAALFIVVGINETENEMAVYELIHNFVEVLDKYFSRVSELDVSFSVPPICLLFFMFLSLPGCLA
- the AP4S1 gene encoding AP-4 complex subunit sigma-1 isoform X2 translates to MIKFFLMVNKQGQTRLSRYYEYMDLHKRTVLETEVIKHCLSRSKEQCSFIEYKDFKLVYRQYAALFIVVGINETENEMAVYELIHNFVEVLDKYFSRVSELDIMFKLDRVHIILDEMVLNGCIVETNKTRILAPLLVLDKMAES